GACGGCACGCCGCTGGCCGGCCGCCGGATCGCCCCGCTCACCGACCCGGAGTGGTCTGCCGTGCTGCTCGACGGGCGGCTCGTGCTGATGCGGTTCGGCGCCGCGCCCGCGGTGACGGCGTACCGGACGGACACCCTGGACGTGCTGTGGAACCTTCCCGGCCTGAGCCCGGACCTCAACCCCTCGCCCTGCGGCCCGGTGCTCTGCGTGGGCACCGGCATGGTCATGCACGCGCTGGACCCGGAGACCGGCAAATCCGTCTGGGAGATCCCGCAGCTGGGCGCCTCACCGATCAACGATCACCTGCTACTGACCAGCGCGCCCGGGGCGAACAGCTCGATGCTGGTGGAGGCCACGACCGGGCGGCCACGCACCGGCAAGATCGACGGGACCGTGCTGGGCCTCCCCCGGGACGACGGCACGCTGCTGGTGCTGCGGCCGTACGGATACCCGGTGATGCGGACGGCGATCGTCGAGCTGGACCCGGAGACCGGCCGGACCAGGGCGCTCGGCTCGACCCCGTACATCGGCGGCAACTGCCAGCCGGTCGGACGCTACCTGGTCTGCGTGGACAGCGTCGACCAGCTCCGCGTCACTGCCGTCGGCTGAGCTCGGTGTCGCCGGCCAGCCGGGCCTCCCGGTCCGCCGCGGCCAGCGCGTCCAGCACCCCGTCCAGCTCGCCGCCGAGCACCAGATCCAGGTTGTAGGCCGTGTAGCCGATCCGGTGGTCGGTGATCCGGTTCTGCGGGAAGTTGTACGTCCGCACCCGCTCCGACCGGTCCACGGTCCGCACCTGCGCCTTGCGCGCGTCACCGGCCGCCGCGTCCGCCGCCTCCTGCGCCTGCGCCAGCAGCCGGGACCGCAGGATGCGCATCGCCGACTCCTTGTTCTGCAGCTGGCTCTTCTCGTTCTGGCAGCTCACCACGGTGCCGGTGGGGAGGTGCGTGATCCGCACCGCGGAGTCGGTGGTGTTGACCGACTGCCCACCCGGCCCGGACGACCGGTAGACGTCGATCCGCAGGTCGCCGGGCTGGATGTCGATGTCGACGTCCTCCGCCTCGGGCAGCACCAGCACGCCGGCCGCCGACGTGTGGATCCGGCCCTGCGACTCGGTGACCGGGACGCGCTGCACCCGGTGCACGCCGCCCTCCCACTTCATCCGGGACCAGACGCCGTGGCCGCCCTCGGGCGCGCCCTTGGTCTTCACCGCGACCGAGATGTCCTTGACCCCGCCCAGGTCCGACTCCTGCGAGTCGATCACCTCGACCACCCAGCCGCGGCGCTCCGCGTACCGGGTGTACATCCGCAGCAGGTCACCGGCGAAGAGCGCGGACTCCTGGCCGCCCTCCCCCGCCTTGATCTCGATGATCACGTCCTTGGCGTCGCTCGGGTCGCGCGGCATCAGCATCTCGCCGAGCTTCTCCTCCAGCGCCGGGAGGGTGGCGGCGACCGCCTCGGCCTCCGCCGCGAACGCCGGGTCCTCGGCAGCGAGCTCCTTGGCGGCGGCCAGGTCCTCGCGCGCGGCCTCCAGCTCGGCGTGCGCCGAATAGATCGGCGCGAGCTCGGCGAACCGCCGGCCGACCCGGCGGACCAGCGCCTGGTCGGCGTGGATCGACGGGTCCTCCATCCGCTTCTCGAGGTCCGCGTACTCGGCGAGAAGCATGGTCAAACGGTCGTTGCTCATCGATCTCTCCAAGGTCTGCGGACAAGCGGCCACATGCGAACGGCGCCCGCCCCGGTTTCCCGGGACGGGCGCCGTTGAAGCAGTTACTTCTTCTTCGCGGCGTTGACCTTGGCGTACTTCGCCTGGAACTTCGCGACCCGGCCCGCGGTGTCGAGAACGCGCTGCTTGCCGGTGTAGAACGGGTGGCAGGCGCTGCAAGTCTCGACGCGGATCTCGCCGCCCTTGGCGGTGCTACGGGTGGTGAAGCTGCTGCCGCAGGAGCAGATGACCTCGGTGGTCGTGTACTCCGGGTGGATACCGCTCTTCATGTCTTCTCGGTCCCTCTCGCAATGTCGGGCCGCCGGGTCGTCCTGTGATGTATGAGGACGGGAACCGGAACCCTTACTGGCCGATGTACCAGTCTGCCATGCCTCCCGTACCGGCCGGAAATCAGGAGGTGCAACTGGTTTCGCCGTCGATAACGTGAGCGCCCCTCCCGGAATTCCCGAGCCACCTCCCACCGGCGTTCGACCGTGATGCGCATCACTGCTCTCATAGTCTCACGGCAACTAGTCTCACGACATGTCTTCGCTCATGCGATCGCGACAGAACGGCCGATTCCTTC
Above is a genomic segment from Actinoplanes ianthinogenes containing:
- the prfA gene encoding peptide chain release factor 1, yielding MSNDRLTMLLAEYADLEKRMEDPSIHADQALVRRVGRRFAELAPIYSAHAELEAAREDLAAAKELAAEDPAFAAEAEAVAATLPALEEKLGEMLMPRDPSDAKDVIIEIKAGEGGQESALFAGDLLRMYTRYAERRGWVVEVIDSQESDLGGVKDISVAVKTKGAPEGGHGVWSRMKWEGGVHRVQRVPVTESQGRIHTSAAGVLVLPEAEDVDIDIQPGDLRIDVYRSSGPGGQSVNTTDSAVRITHLPTGTVVSCQNEKSQLQNKESAMRILRSRLLAQAQEAADAAAGDARKAQVRTVDRSERVRTYNFPQNRITDHRIGYTAYNLDLVLGGELDGVLDALAAADREARLAGDTELSRRQ
- the rpmE gene encoding 50S ribosomal protein L31, which translates into the protein MKSGIHPEYTTTEVICSCGSSFTTRSTAKGGEIRVETCSACHPFYTGKQRVLDTAGRVAKFQAKYAKVNAAKKK